ctaattaaaataaataaactaGGCTGAACGATGGGTATGGAACAGAGGATTGGATCTAGTTTCTGTGATGAACATGCATCAGGTACAGGTACGAAATGTGATGATATATTCATATCCCAGTCACGGTTACCTAATTATCACGCAAAACCATAAATAATCGGCCACTAGTTTTTGGTTAGTCAAACAAGCAATATAGGGCCTGTTATAGAACTAGTTCTAGAATAGACAATTAATGCATCCAAATCTCTTTCGACGGCCAATATCCTCCACTTACAGGATGCCTATCCGGTTCAGGTTTCAGCAGGTCGCGGAAGAAATCACTATTGAATTCAGCAGTCACGGACTCAGGGTCCACTCATGATATGCACAACATCAATGGAGTCATGGATCGACATTTTCCTCTGCTGTAGTGCTTATCTCGACCAGTATGCCTAAAAGTAAATCCTTGAAATACGACATGAAAAATGAAGCACGGCTTTGGAgtgcatcaaggattgggttgGTTAGCACGGCTATGGAAGCAGACACACGATTGTATTTCATGTCGAAATAAAGCTTCCTTTGTCTAAAAAAAGATTTGCCAATGCCATAAAACCTAGAATTTTCTGCAATAAGGACCACAAAGAACAAGGATTTATGAAACAATGCCAGAGTTGAATCAGCTCGTCAAGTAAACAAAACAATGTCTTAGTTAGCAAGACATAATTGAAGGGGGAAACGAAAATAAAGGCAAGATAAATATCACATTTCAGGGAAATGAACACATCCTAGAGAAATTGCCACTAATATATGCTAAATACCGGGGATAGGAACCTGATCCTGACAAAATCTTGGCGCCGCTCTGTCTGAAACCAAAAAATTCTCCAAGTGTCCCTGCAATGATAAGGGCAAACTTTTAAAAGAACAAATCGAGGAAAAACAATACAAGAACATGATAGCATCAAAAGTAATGGATATTCCATATTGCAGTGATTTGATTATATAGTGTAGAGAGAAGCCTATGTGTTCTTTTGCCTATGACACTGCAGTTGAGGTTTAAACTGGACATAACTCACATATTTTGAGCATATTTAGTATCAGCAGTTTTGCAGAGTACTAGTGGTATATATAACCAAACATTTCATTTTAGTAACTCTGTGGATCTATTTATATGGTAGTCAACAAGACATAGCACTACAATCCTTTGTCTTCCTCTCTAGGTTCAGGTATAGTCTTTCTGTTGTAGGCTTGTAGCTGTAAATTCATAGACACGACATCTATGAAACTGAACTGTACAGTAGCCCAGTGACAATTAGAGTGCTTTGACATAGTATGAATAATAAGATTACATTTGAGAGAAATCTACAGCTTATTGTTGCTGCTTAAAAAATGCCAGATTTTATGGCTTGTGACATATATAACCCAGGTGGCCAGGTTTTGTAGATTTGCAGCCGGTAACACAATGTTATATGGTCTCATAAAACCCAAAACAAACATGCTACTGATGAGCAGTGTCCTAACTGTCACTTGTCAGCATGGAAAATGTGGATAGGCCAACAGTACAGAGTGGTGTTATAGGAGGGGCCAAAGGGCCTCTAGTCCAACTGGTTACAGCGTcccggcggcactcctcaggtcctgggttcgactccccgtgagagcgaatttcaggctagggttaaaaaaatcccctcgtatgtcccacgccaaagcacaggtctaaggaccGGCCCGTTCTCACAGGgcgacggtgccgctgtgtaagggtggggcaggggttcgggggttttctgggCCTACGCCGCTACgcgagaaggtcttcttcttaatgcaatgcctaGGGGTGGTCATGCCCTCGCAGGTCCAGTGTTATAGGAGGGATCAACCTATCCACTTGGTCTAAAATTGGTTAGGATAGGTTTTCAGAAACAAACAGACAATGAAACATGGTGTCAAACATATGCAAGAACTCATCAATCCCTAAATAAACAGTTGAATTAATCTGTCAAATAGATAAACACTATACCTTATTTTGCAGGACAGGGTTAAAAAAGCAAAACAAGGGCTAGCGATGAATAAGCAAACAACGCTTCCTGGACCAATTTTGAACTAATATCATCTAGTTTTTCCAAACATATGTGGGAATAGAATACTAAACAGTTGCTGAAATGTGGGGAGGACAAACCTGATCTAGACCCTCTTCTTCCGGGCAGAAGGCCCAAGTGATGAACCAGCAGTAGTGCGTCCAGAGCATGAGCAAAGTCCACGGAGAATGGCAATGACAGCAAAAACAGCAAAAGGAACATACATCTGAAGCAACTTTGGTGTTGCTTTGCCTGAACCCAACATCTCACCAAGAACTGCAGACTGCAACAATTAAAGTGGATTTTAAAATTAAATGGAGGATATACGATGACAAGATCACATTGTTACTGCAAAGGGAAAAAAATGTGCTCACATCTAGCATAACAGGTAGTCATTCCTCCAGGGAGTCAATAATTAATATTTGCAATGTTTTGGTATCTGATATTGTGATGTGAAATAATTTTTGTTCCTCCTATCTTTTAATCTgagaccggaaggtcccgggttcgagtcgcagtctcctcgcattgcacaggcgagcgtaaggcttgccactgacactcttccccagaccccgcacagagcgggagctctctgcactgggtacgcccttttttatcTTTTAATCTGAGACATTGCAGTTGAGATTTAACCTGAATATAAACGTCACATATCCATAGCGCATTTGAGCTCAAAGGAACCATGGTTCAGAGAACAAAATTTAAAATGTTGGCAATAGCTTGACATTCTGGGAATCACCAACAACAGGAAATGCAATTGGTATGCCAAAACAATTATGGAAGTCTACAAAACCTTTTCCAGCACTATTTCATTTGAACAACCGGCCAATCATATTCAATCAGCGCACGAGAAACTATGTTTGGATTCCACATCAACCTGAACTGACTTTAAGTGTGCATTTGCGGATCAACCATGGTAGTCTTTTGGATCTGGGGCAGAGCTGCAGCGGTGAGACACCAGTTTCACGAAATTCcatggcgtacccagtgcagagagctcccgctctgtgcggggtctgggaaagggtgttagtggcaagccttaccctcgcctgtgcaatgcgaggagaccgcgactcgaacccatgaccttccggtcacaggcggtaagactctgccgcttgcaccaggcccgcccttctttcACGAAATTCCAGACATGCATGAATTACACTTGTGGCTCCACTACAGCTCTACAAGGGAGAGGGGAAAGACGACTTTACCATGGAGGTGAGGGTGGCGACGCCGGCCATGAGGGAGGTGGTGGCGGCCCAGCGTCGGCGGGTGAGGATGCCGTAGAGCGTGGCGACGGCGAGCGGCCACTGGAAGGCGAGCTCGAGGCAGATGaggccgcggaagaagccggggggCTGGGCCACGAGGTAGTCGCCGAACTTGGCGGCGTACCAGCGCTTGAGCTCCAGGAGCGGCGCCGGGTAGAGGGTGTGCGGGAGGACGGACTGCGCGTCGATCAGCGGCGCTGCGACGGCGATGGTCAGGGAGAAAACCGCGACAAGCGCGTCCGCCGCTGCCGAGACGATGCCCATTGCCCACCGCGCCCCGCGCTCGCCGGCGGATCTGCTAGGGCTTGCGCGGCGACTGCTCCGGAAATGGGATGGGATCTTAAGACTCGACTAAGAGTTTGGGTTTGaagattttttattattatttttaacacttttttaaactaattttaaatctaacactgtttttttttaattaacacttttggccacgcctattgccatggcgtggcgatgcctgtgccgcgccatgcatggtggcgcggcgagaggatgacgtggcgaagaccgggGCTGTTGACTGGTGACGTGGCAGgctctgccgtgccaccgattttggcgcggcagtgacgtgCCCTGATCGGTGGTGCGTCAAAGCCGAATAAAAGGTCTGCGGCCCAGTCCCGCCTGCCTGCCATGCCCGCCGCGTCCAGCCACATGCTCGACATGCCTTGGCGCCCGCCGTGCCTTCCCGGCACCGCGCCTGCCTGCCTCCCTGCCTGCCGTTATTCATGAGTGTGCAAGTttacaatattcgttcgacataagtttgacataaccaaTTAAGTCCCAGGAGTGTAAAGATCCCTCTGACTCTTTGGATTTATAGGCAACACAGTGGTAGTGTAGCCAACGTTGTGTGGGGCAAGGGCACCTCTGCATCggtgtcagtcaagaagtgtgctcgatgctggtcgtcgtactccacctcaagaacggggtacaactggtgctgcgtgggaggggtcatcttgttacaaattgataaataaagggttagagtattcaaattaacaatattcaaattaacattatatagcattgcaaaatttgaactacttattatgcaatacgaacacgaTATGAAAGCATATGTATATATTCAAATTAGCAttaacaatatgaaagcacatactgccctcgtcttctatgcatGCTAGCCTTATGACCAGGGACTTTGTAAACGAaacaaagattcctgccacgagtctcgttgaagtctttctctccgtacatgtcttcgtcgtaccctctTATAGCATCCATGTCACCCttaagtcgcttcttcttcctcctacccttctctaccttcattagatccggatgcggcacatagtcataaccattataaggtgtcaactgtgtcgggtcaaggtatggctcgaagctcatctctcaaatactaacggtgttcgaacgcaGATACAATGGTGACATATATgatagatcctcatagttgtaacCGCGAACCCTGCAAGctatgatcatatgagagcaaggggcatgcatgatctgagagacattgcaactgcactctacctttttaagatcaactcggtagtttcatcAACCATAACGTTCGTCGCCCAAGCTTAtgccacccttgccccatacagtaaagatatggcggcgggatCCATACGgttcggcggtgtgctgcttgaccaattcctcggcctcctttaAATTTTCtgctctggcctttccaaaacgcccctgtttagctatattcctctacgcaagttttcatctcttgacaaaatattcgttgcacttatgaaaggagaactcaacaatttcagacacaggcaacgatcgaattttggtgaatacacggttgaaggactccgaggagttagtggtcatgatgccatacctgaatctcccctcgtcatatgctaacgtccACTGAGCCTTCTATTCCATCTGCACCTCTAACTAGGGCTTTCCCGCTTTATTtatcatcttgtctagttctctctttgtctccttgaactggtgctctatacGTACACAACATCAAATCaccagggcaatttgcttagcacgccaagcctttccataCTTCACATCGTACCTAAtaaatccagatatggactgttgtaaagaagacaccgaaaatattgttattgtcatcaatgagccccaatatacgacgagcaaggtaacgtgcagtgagctgctgatgattttccttctccctatttgttaggcaagtgtggggttcgacaactttacttatcctccacttgccatcactctgtctctttcatacatttaacctccacatacaaccgtttttgtATATCACATGGTACCGCAACTCCTGGTCCAAATGAGTGAcgttgtacggcctatggtgatacacaacatagtcctgaaggaagaacatctctgatattgtattgaatatcatccccttcctaagggtttctttctcatggttatacaatgatttcctacacatctagagaccggtgtcacaaactgccatatctgtCATGCtcacatccctatagttcggaacgcccaTGAAAGGTatgttcatcgaccttagttgctcaagctcagtcgctgtgtaaggtggtggtggaacatactgctacgCTTTGCTAATTCTGGTCCACGAATCATAGGAGGTATCATCTACTgctaaatctgtgactagtctaccctgatcCTGGATatcatgcaaaacctcagttggtactagtaatggcatagtatgaaccggtactggcatggcatcaaccgatgttggcatagcatctgtacatccttggtcatcatcagaatcgtctgaatcactgctaactacatcatcaatcctgtcctcctcctcctactcctcttcccgtttgaactcgttcacatcgaagtcattgcttatacagtctactgcagttgaatgaaactgctcctgcatcaactgaccgtccaaatccatgttactctgagttgcttccccttcgacccctaattcttgttTATTGCCTCCAACACTGCCAATGGACGGGCCGTCTTGGACACCCTGCATCATGTactcattctccaccaccaccttagctatgggcacattggaaccttggagcaccctagtgtagcgggaccagtgagcagggtcacgcaaggacatgaggacatagtgtgccctaatcTTCCTAGTATTAAACCTCCtctttagtgtgaaatcaccaccaaactttgtatttaaacgaacacaaaggtcattgaagcaaggaggttcatcaaaccattccaattcttcttccatatcctcaaacataccatcttctctcataACACTTTCTCtgtataaaactctaacacaacaatccatctacaaaagcatttcaagaaacttcatcaattcGTCGAAATCGTCATACGTAATGTCCAttgtaatattaatacctattgtaactataactatactaactaatctaatattaacatttatacaaggctaactacaacaactaatatataactagactcactaggGGAGTACCTCACGGCAGCGGCGCTCGTCCTCTCGGCGGCGGTAGTCGCAAGCACTATAGTGAGGGCGGTGGTAGGCGCGGCGATGGCCGGAGGGGGTGCCACGGCGTGCGTGTAAGTagcgattttttttatttttaacactttttataaactaattttaaatctaacattgtttttttttaactaacacttttggccgcgcctattgccatggcgcggcgaaacacttgtgccacgccatgcatggtggcacggtagAAGGCTGACGTGGCGACAACTGGCGCTGCTGACCAGTGACGTGGCAGGATCTACTgcaccaccgatcttggcgtgaCACTGATGCACCACGATGTATGGCACGGCAGGACCAGATAAATATCACAAGCGAGCCCACCCGCCCACCCACACGCACGCAGCGCAGCGCTTGCCCACCCGCCCGCCGCCACGCAGCGCTCGCATGCGCCCCACCGCAAAATCCCTCATGCGCCCGGACGGCTGCCCGCTCGTGCCGGCCACGCCCGCACACGCCGGTCCACTCCACCATGCAGCGCCCATGCCAGCCACGCCACAAACACTGGCAC
Above is a genomic segment from Miscanthus floridulus cultivar M001 chromosome 3, ASM1932011v1, whole genome shotgun sequence containing:
- the LOC136545771 gene encoding uncharacterized protein; the encoded protein is MGIVSAAADALVAVFSLTIAVAAPLIDAQSVLPHTLYPAPLLELKRWYAAKFGDYLVAQPPGFFRGLICLELAFQWPLAVATLYGILTRRRWAATTSLMAGVATLTSMSAVLGEMLGSGKATPKLLQMYVPFAVFAVIAILRGLCSCSGRTTAGSSLGPSARKKRV